In the genome of Notamacropus eugenii isolate mMacEug1 chromosome 7, mMacEug1.pri_v2, whole genome shotgun sequence, the window gttcttcagtcatgtctgactcttcatgacccatttggaattttcttggcaaaaatactagagtggttcgccatttccttctccagctcattttacagatgaggaaactgaggcaaacaggattaagtaacttggccCGGGATCAttcagctaatgagtgtctgaggctacatttggaCTCAGTTCTTTcaaactccaggcccagggccactctatccactttgacacctagctgcccaagttctgaccatgttacccAGCTATTCAATCCACTTCAGTGATTTCCTATATGAAATCCTTTGtgattcaaagcccttcataacctagcaaTCCTGCCTTTCCAGTCCTATGCCTTACACTCTACAAATGCTCTATCATCCTGTAACAGTGACCTCTTTGTTGCTCCTTTCACAAGACACTCAGTCTTTCAACTCTAGGCACTGGCTGTCCCCATACCTGGAACTCTCCCTTCTCATTAATACCtcctgacctctctggcttcgtTCATGTCTCAgtcaaaatcccatcttttacaagaAGGCTTTCTTGATAGCCCTTCCCTCTGTTGACTATCTCTAATTTTTcatgtatgtatcttgtttgtatgtagttttaAAATGGTCTCCCACATtagacttttttttgcctttcagcTAAGcggtacctgagttcaaatctgatggCAGATACTCTCTAGacgtgtgatgctgggcaagtcacttaaacctgtttgtctccgtttcctcattcGTAGGGTGGGATggaataatagtatctacctcctagagttgtaaggatcagatgagatattgtAAAgcggttagcacagtgcctgaaactactctgtgtttaataaatgtttgttgaccaacCAACACCATATGCCATATGAGGAAACCAGGATCAAGCATGTGACTTGATAGCGATGAAATCTTGACTGTCAGTCAAGCAATCAAGAGGCATCCACTGAgtatatactatgtgccaagctcttcGTGAAATGGggaatgaaaaatcaaaaatgagAGTCCCTGCTTTTACGGAACTTGTATTCTTTGTAGGAAATAATGTATTATACAGAATGAATCTGAAGTAATTTTTCCCTGGGGTTGGGGGAAAGCGGCACAAACAGCTGTGGGGATGAGGAAAGCCTTCAGGTGGGATGTGATACTTAACCTGAGCTTTGAAGGTAGGTTGAGATTCTAATAGGCAGAGTGAAGAGTGAGTTCACTCCAGGAATGGGGGACTTGTGCAAAGGCATAAGATGAGAGGCTGAGTGCTGTGTATGAGGAACAGTGAGCCTTCTGGTCTAGCTGGAATGCAGTTTGTGAAAAGGAGCAAAGTGTAATAGAAGCCAAGAAAGATGAGCTgcagccagactgtgaagggctttgaatgtccaACAGAGGACCTATGTCTAAGTGACTCCCACATCAGTGCTCCTTTAATAGGTGTGGGCAAAgtttctttctaaattttaattCAGTGGTTCATGTGATTAAACCACAACTAAACCGCAGTAGCAGATGGGAGCATAACCATAAGAATGAACGAGCTCCAATTGCTCATCTGCTCACACCAAGAGATTAACTCTTGTTTTCCCTGAAGTACATTTGGAATCTTTTGGTCCCAGTATTGTGATGGTCATGGCACGTTTTCTTGGCTTGAGCCTGAGTTTCACTAATTCTTTATCTTATCAAGAGCTGTGGCTGTAGTTTAAGAGGATATTCTGCACTCTCATTCTTGGGTTTTTTTAGCcatcatttaatattttagaaattattgtTTCCAGCTCTTTTTTTCTTGATGATATCGCCCTTTACAGACAGGACCTCTCTAGATTCCCAGGGCCAGAGATCTCCGAAAACAAGCACTATTTTCTTTATATCCAAGCTTGACCTTAAGGGTTTGCCCtctgctccccaccccctccccagcttTTCTTATGCACCATCCTTCCGGTAAAAGGAATTTGTACATGCTGTGTCCCActcagcagaatgtaagctccttggggacagaaatggttttgtttttgtctttatgccTCCAGCAGTCTAGTAAAGCGTCTGGCAAATAGGAAGTGCTCGATTGTTCACTGTGTAATGGAACTGAATGAAGATTATTCCAAAACTGGCCAGAAGAACACTGATATTATCAAGCTGCCATGAAAGGGGAGTCTCAACTGTTATCCTGGCGCGTATGACCTAGGACTGGACTTTAGCTATTTTCATGCTACGGAGACAATACTCCTAGAATTCTGTTCTCACTCTCTTTTAAGAATAAATGAGACAGAGTGAGGGTAATTCTGTGATCGCCTGAGCACGATGTAAATCTGGAGTGTTTCCTTTCCAGCTGGTATGGCTCTCCCCAGTTGCTCCTGTACTGATTGCAACACTAACCATAATGTTACCTGGGTTGATGATTGGACTTGGCTGAAACTTGTAAGGATGAAAATGAGATCTTTTGTAATGCGTTTATTATGAAAACAGAAGAATGTAAACTTTTATTCGAGTTCTACATTTTAATCGCATTGTGAActttctatttttcaaaattcGTCTTTGCTCCCTGATTGCTGCCTGTCAGCTTTATATATCTTTGCAACATCCTGTTGTAAATtcgacatttatatagtgcctactacgGGCAAGGCAGAACGCTGGAAACTGGGtctaaagacaaaaacaaatggTAATTGATCTCAAGCATGAATGAACGAATAAAACGCTTATTAAGCGCTTatcatgtgcaaagcactgtgttcaATGCAGCAggtacaaacagaaaaataagtcCCCCTtgttaaggagctcacattctaacaggggaaacAATAGATACGGGAAGTCAGCGGCAAATGAAATCGAAAAGTCCCATGGCCCTTAGGATACGGAGGTGAAACGGGGTAAAGCCTCTCCTTTAATGCCATTATTTAATGCCACTATCCCCAGGGCGGCTTTTGGGTTCAGGGTGGGGCAGTACAGGGGAGGGGGATGTTTTGGTTCAGGCTCCGACCCTTCcagaccccatctggggttttcgtggcaaagataccgcggtggttggccatttccttgtGTAGGGCACCCACGTACAGAGGTACAGGCAAGGTAGGGAGGGGGGTGGAAACCAGTGCTTAAAGAGCACTGGAGCAGGAAGACAACACTCCAAGCTGGGCGGGGGGAAGATAGGAGGGTGGCATCGGAGCCCAACCGCGaggggagggaaggcattccGGAGTGCGGGATGACGGCCTTCCCGGAGGCAGGGAGGCGGGAGATGGAGAGTGCTCCGACTGTGATAGGCACGGGGGATTCAAAAGCCTGGCGCTGGGAACGTCTGGATCAAAGGTCGATGAAGGCGGCCAACCAGAGCCGGGCGTCaggagggggatgggaggaggCTGGGGCGAGAAGAGAGTGCATGGGGGTGGTGCCAAGGACCCCGGCAGGAAACCTTTCTCCACGTTCCcggtctgtaaaatgaggactccGAATGTTTGCCCCAGCCGCTGCCCAGGACGGGGGAGGAGGCGCTTGTAATCCCTGATACTGGGGGCTGGGGTGGCTGCCCTGCCCTCGCCCCGTCCgcaccccctcctcctcctcctcgctCCAGGGCAGCCCCATTTTGAGCCAGGTACACTGCTGGAGACATCTTCAGCCCTTTCTCCTCGCGCATCGGGGccgggggcggggtgggggggcggCCCGGGGGGGTAGGGGTCGGGCACGCGTGCCACCCTCGGGCAGCGCTGCCCCTCCGGCCGCCCCTCCGCCCCGATGCAGGTCGGCTCCACGtcagctcctcctcaccccacaccTCTACCCCCTCCCCCGCCTCGCCCAGCTTCTTCCAGCCCATTGGCTCCCCGGACCCGAGCGAAGTCTGCGCGCACCCAGTGGATGGACCGCGATGGGCAGATCTCCGGCGCCGCGCGTCACTCAAGGTATCCGTATCGCCCCCAGTTGCACTGAGAAGGACCTTTATTTCCCAGCATGCAAAGCGGTAAGGGCATCTGCTGGGATTTGTAGTTCTTCGTCTCCTTCTTCCTTAGCAAAGGGTTGGGCAGGTTGCGGCTGAGGGGGGAAGGTGATGCAGGGGATAACGGAGCCCGCTGGGAGGAACTGGGGGCAAGAGTGGATgaggatggggggagaggggcaGATTGAGAGCTGGATGAATCAGACCATGGCTGGGGGAGACACAGATACGTAAAATGGGACAGCAACAAGTGTCGGGGGAattcaggatgcaatggggaaGCTTTCACAGCGTTGGGAATTGGGGCGGGCGGTTAGCCACCCCCTGGGGGAGGAGGACTCAGTCCCGAGCACAAATCTGCCTGGGCAGGGAAAGGGAAAATCCATGTCCATGGCTGAGCCAAACTGAAGAAGTGATCACCTCCCTAGCTGGCATTCCGGTGTCTCTGGTTGGATTCCAACCTCCCGGCAGTAGAGGTTGATGGAGGAGAATGCAGGGAGCACACGTCCCAGTTATGGGGGTTACAGGAGCCattcctgctcccttctcaagGCATCAACGTCCGCACAGGGTGATAGAGGAATCACTGGGTCCATCCTCCTCAGTCATTCTAGGAGTACTCCTCTGGTCCCCTCTCCTTGCGCATTCATTTGCTGCAACTCAAGGTTCCGAGGGAATATTTTcagtatctttaatttcttccatttcagaGAGGCCCTGAAAGGCAGACACAATTGTGAACTGTCAGGAGACAGCAGCTAGTGAGGGGAGGAGGGTGGATTAAGAAGTGGGAATGGGAGGCCTCttgctttctctatttcttcctcagaaaccTTGGCTGCTTCtaactctctctcttccccccttcccaagtTAGATACCCCATGACTGGAACTAAATAGCCAAACATAGGTGGATTAGCACTGGAAGGCCCTGCCCCAGACTTTGCTGCCCTTATCTAGGAGCCTATCCTCTCCCCATGTCACTGAATGGGAACATCATCTTCCCCCATTCTAGTACCTCCTGTAGCTCCTGGTAGCGCAGTCTCCGAGCACCACAGCATCCTGGTTTTCTTTGACTCAGCAGGAGGAGGGCAAAGGCAGAGGCCAGAGCTCCACCTAGGATGAAGGCCTCTGCACTCAATTCCAGGACCAGCAAGCCAACCCCCTGCAGGCAAATGGAGCCGGGCATGGGACTTACAGTCTACCCTTTCCACTAAATGACTCTTCCTGCCTCCTACTTCAACCTCTCCTCCAATCATTCTCcctcattccctttcccctttcatgGTACCTGGTAGGAGGTTGACTGTACCGGACCCAAGGCCAGCTTTATTCCttggaccaccaccaccacaagtCCCAGGATCACTCCAAATAAGTTGAATATCATCATGACTCTCACCTGCCAGAGAGTGAATTtgatcctatcctgccccaaacaAAGGGCAGGCCACCCAGCCCAGATGATCTGCCCCACCACTTTCTTCCCATCTTTAACCTTAAACCTTAACCCCAGCAATCTGTCCCATTCTTCTGTCTTAGCCATCTCTACCAAGAAGTGGAAACATTGATTCCATGGATCTCGTCAGCTTAGTCATCAGCCCAGTGGTGTCTGGGGAATCCTGAGTTCAGGACCCCTACTCACCTTCCAGAGGCGGGGTGCTCTTCGAAGTTCTAGTGTCAAGATCCCAGTAAGCAGACCCTGAAGGTTAAGAGGAGTTATTGTTGGGTTGTTGTCTAACGGGTGGGAGGGATGACTCCCTGAATGCTAATGCTCCCCTCATACTTCCTGGGTCTCACCGAAGCTCCTGGCCAGAGGGGTAGTGCTATATTCATGTGACAGTTTGATTCCAGGCAAGAAATGGTAACAGCGAAGGGTACAGAAGCCACTGCCATCCAGAGCTGGCTCACCTGATTTGGGAGGGTGAGAAGAAGTAGAACAGACAGTGTGGTAACAGGTGGTagttctcagttttgttttccttcatgctcttcataataacagctcacatttatatagtggttaaggtttgccaagcactttacttATGATATTCCTGTGAAATAGGTAGTTCAagtatttttatctctattttatagatggaactGAAGCTCTCtggggggaagtgacttgctcagtgtcgcACAGCTGTGTTGGAGCCAAGCTTTGAACCCACATTTCTTAATTACTAATCTAGGtctctctttctactgtgccaacCCCGGTCCCTCCTCTCATTTTGGAGGTGCAGGTGAAAAGGGGAGAAGGGTATGTAGGGAAGGtaacagagaaagggaaatgagggGTGGACTGATTCCCTGGGAGAGGGGACACTGTTGGGTATAGTGGAGTTCTAGGGGTTCCGGAAGTCCAATCTCACCGATAACACCAGGAGACGCCCACTTTCTCTGTGTTGGGCCCAATGCCTCAACTTGTCTTCCCGGATTGCCTTCTCCTCTTCTAAAGACTGaatctttctctcctccatgACTTTGCTGGAACCTAGAGGGACTGCACAGCATTAGTCCTAGGGATATAACACTCCCACGCTAGGGAGCCCTGGGTCATCTAGATCAGAGAAGTTACCCTTTTTCTAGGCTCATCTTTGAGAGGGACATGCTCGGCTGTCCCTACCCTTAGCCTGCTGTCTCAGCCACCCATCTATTTACCTCCAACCTATACTCCCTCCAGGGAGTTTAAGTTCTCTGACTCAAACATACCGAATCTTTGGTGACTTCGTCGGATGGGCAGGAAACAGTTGGCTGTTCTGGTACTGTAGACCCCGGGGAATGAAAAACTTGAAGGACACTCTTGTCCTTTCAAGAGAGTTTCGTTAAGGATAGGGTGGGGCCAGGGCAAAAGTCCTTGTGACTTGCTGGGGTGAAGGGAGATAACCAGGGATAGGAAGTCACCAGTATTCCAACAGACTTTTCTGCAATGGAGGTCCCATATGcttccagttttattttctatatatttgccTCCCTAATCagtccctcttcatctccattttTTCAATTCCCATTTTCCCAGATCTCCAGATCTCCACCAAATCCCCTCTCCATGAACCACCCTAGAATTCCATCTCACAAATTACATatccattctctccttcttccccactgTTTTCTGGCCTTCTATCTACCTCAGTGAAGTAAGTGGGAAAAGAAGTAGTTTTCTTCACACTCCAGATTCTTTCAGGAACATGACTTCAGTAGGTGCCCCATATAGTCTGCTCCAACCCAGATTTTTACATTTGTGTACTCACTGTTCCTGCTTTTTCTAGTACTCAATAGTCTGAGctgaaatgagagaaaatgacTCTCCAGTTGGTAACCTCATCTCTCTGCAGAGTGGAGTAGAa includes:
- the TMEM253 gene encoding transmembrane protein 253 isoform X2, with the protein product MEERKIQSLEEEKAIREDKLRHWAQHRESGRLLVLSVSQLWMAVASVPFAVTISCLESNCHMNIALPLWPGASGLLTGILTLELRRAPRLWKVRVMMIFNLFGVILGLVVVVVQGIKLALGPVQSTSYQGVGLLVLELSAEAFILGGALASAFALLLLSQRKPGCCGARRLRYQELQEGLSEMEEIKDTENIPSEP
- the TMEM253 gene encoding transmembrane protein 253 isoform X1 — protein: MAGGGKEKEGSSKVMEERKIQSLEEEKAIREDKLRHWAQHRESGRLLVLSVSQLWMAVASVPFAVTISCLESNCHMNIALPLWPGASGLLTGILTLELRRAPRLWKVRVMMIFNLFGVILGLVVVVVQGIKLALGPVQSTSYQGVGLLVLELSAEAFILGGALASAFALLLLSQRKPGCCGARRLRYQELQEGLSEMEEIKDTENIPSEP